The following proteins are co-located in the Candidatus Accumulibacter cognatus genome:
- a CDS encoding class I SAM-dependent methyltransferase: MDVSHHFLPEVKAQYEAQPYPARDPAHEGRRLLQTWLDDLPMVNHYCFAGRQTFRDHFRVLVAGGGTGDATIFLAEQLKGTDARIVHLDISQASLTIARERALVRGLDNIEWIGDSLLNLPRLALEPFDYINCCGVLHHLADPNAGLEALRAVLKPDGSIALMLYARAGRTGVYQMQELLRMVNDGESDLERKIANTRQILDSLPASNWFRRAEDLYHDHRQGDAGLVDLLLHPQDRAYSVDELFDWLARDADGNGHGLHLQFTDVQRGRAPYLPHMVLGVKPPDILRALRQLPRRRQYAIAELLGGSITMHVLYATSSPASTAPYGHAEYIPFFFHEPLDGETAARVFGSGRGQPFLLHHQHSGVALTVNPGRYGPQILRLIDGRRSFGEIFERFRRDWHGKAQAPDDSALFADFSETYDTLNTIERLLLRHPSADPASAGR, encoded by the coding sequence CGCAGTACGAGGCGCAACCCTATCCGGCCCGCGATCCCGCCCACGAAGGCAGGCGCTTGCTGCAGACCTGGCTCGACGACCTGCCGATGGTCAACCACTACTGCTTTGCCGGCCGGCAAACGTTCCGCGATCATTTCCGGGTGTTGGTTGCCGGTGGCGGCACCGGCGACGCGACCATTTTCCTGGCCGAACAACTCAAGGGTACTGATGCACGCATCGTGCATCTGGACATCAGCCAGGCTAGCCTGACGATTGCGCGGGAACGCGCACTGGTACGCGGGCTGGACAATATCGAATGGATCGGGGATTCACTGCTCAACCTGCCCCGCCTGGCGCTGGAGCCTTTCGACTACATCAATTGCTGTGGCGTGTTGCATCACCTGGCCGATCCGAATGCCGGCCTGGAGGCGCTGCGCGCCGTTCTCAAGCCCGATGGCTCGATCGCCCTGATGCTGTATGCGAGGGCCGGTCGCACAGGCGTCTACCAGATGCAGGAACTGCTGCGCATGGTCAACGACGGTGAATCCGACCTGGAACGCAAGATCGCCAACACCCGGCAGATCCTGGACAGCCTGCCGGCCAGCAACTGGTTCCGGCGTGCAGAAGACCTCTACCATGACCATCGGCAGGGCGATGCCGGTCTGGTCGACCTGCTGCTGCATCCACAGGATCGCGCCTATTCCGTAGATGAACTGTTCGACTGGCTGGCGCGGGACGCCGATGGGAACGGCCACGGCCTGCACCTGCAATTCACCGACGTGCAACGCGGCCGCGCACCTTATCTGCCGCACATGGTGCTGGGCGTGAAACCGCCAGACATCCTGCGTGCGCTGCGCCAGTTGCCGCGCCGGCGGCAATATGCCATCGCCGAGTTGCTGGGTGGCAGCATCACGATGCACGTGCTCTACGCAACCTCCAGCCCGGCCAGCACCGCGCCGTATGGTCATGCCGAATACATCCCTTTCTTCTTTCATGAGCCGCTCGATGGCGAAACCGCCGCGCGGGTATTCGGCAGTGGCCGCGGCCAGCCGTTTCTGCTGCATCACCAGCATTCCGGCGTCGCGCTGACCGTCAATCCCGGCCGCTACGGGCCGCAGATCCTGCGCCTGATCGATGGCCGGCGCAGTTTCGGCGAGATCTTCGAACGCTTCCGCCGCGACTGGCACGGCAAGGCTCAGGCGCCGGACGACAGCGCCCTGTTCGCGGATTTCTCCGAGACCTACGACACGCTCAATACCATTGAACGCTTGCTGTTGCGGCATCCGTCGGCCGATCCGGCATCTGCCGGCCGATAG